The Epinephelus lanceolatus isolate andai-2023 chromosome 8, ASM4190304v1, whole genome shotgun sequence genome includes a window with the following:
- the LOC117258175 gene encoding uncharacterized protein LOC117258175 isoform X2 translates to MPRVYIGRLSYHVREKDIQRFFSGYGKLMEIDLKNGYGFVEFEDNRDADDAVYELNGKELCGERVIVEHARGPRRDRDGYGSGYSSRSRSGRDKYGPPVRTEYRLIVENLSSRCSWQDLKDFMRQAGEVTYADAHKERTNEGVIEFRSHSDMKRAIDKLDGTDINGRKIRLVEDRPRKRRSYSGSRSRSRSRRRSRSRSRRSHRSRSSRSRSRSHSRSRSRSNKRRHHSRSRSGRKSRSKSGESKSRSRNRRSRSGSHKSKSRSRSRKSRSHSADRKSKSRSKSRSKVKSERDSRSRSKEMSGEKKSRSRSASPMENGKEEHVAKFPSRSPSPHEDDHRSKSREKHSASRSRSRSRSRSASQD, encoded by the exons ATGCCGCGTGTTTATATTGGACGACTGAGCTATCATGTCCGCGAAAAAGACATTCAGCGATTTTTCAGCGGATATGGGAAGCTCATGGAAATCGATCTGAAAAACGG CTATGGCTTCGTGGAGTTCGAGGATAACCGGGACGCCGACGATGCAGTGTACGAGCTGAACGGGAAGGAGCTGTGCGGGGAGCGGGTGATCGTCGAACATGCCCGGGGGCCGCGGCGAGACCGAGATGGCTACG gtaGCGGTTACAGCAGCCGGAGCCGCTCTGGCAGGGATAAGTATGGACCTCCTGTCCGTACTGAGTACCGTCTCATTGTGGAGAATTTGTCCAGCCGCTGCAGTTGGCAGGACCTTAAG GACTTCATGCGTCAGGCAGGAGAGGTGACCTACGCAGATGCCCACAAGGAACGCACCAATGAGGGTGTGATTGAGTTTCGGTCCCACTCGGACATGAAGAGAGCCATCGACAAGCTGGATGGTACAGACATTAATGGACGGAAGATTCGTCTGGTGGAGGACCGACCTCGCAAACGAAGGTCATACTCTGGCAGCCGCTCCAG ATCTCGTAGTCGCCGCCGCTCCCGCAGCAGGAGCCGCAGGAGCCACAGAAGCAGGAGCTCCAGGAGTCGCTCCAGGTCCCACTCTAG GTCTCGTTCCCGTAGCAACAAGAGACGCCACCATTCCCGCTCCAGATCTGGAAGGAAGTCTCGCTCCAAGTCAGGAGAAAGCAAATCACGATCCCGCAACCGCAGGTCCCGTTCTGGATCCCACAAATCTAAGTCTCGTTCACGCTCCCGCAAATCACGGTCCCATTCAGCAGACCGGAAATCGAAATCCCGCTCAAAGAGTCGTTCAAAGGTAAAGTCGGAGCGTGATTCTCGCAGTCGATCCAAGGAGATGTCTGGTGAGAAGAAGTCCCGCAGTCGTTCAGCTTCCCCAATGGAGAACGGGAAGGAAGAGCATGTCGCCAAATTTCCCTCACGCTCCCCATCCCCACACGAGGATGATCACAGATCCAAGTCGAGGGAGAAGCATTCAGCCTCCCGCTCAAGGTCTCGCTCACGGTCTAGATCAGCTTCTCAGGATTAG
- the eif2s2 gene encoding eukaryotic translation initiation factor 2 subunit 2 isoform X2: MSGDEMIFDPNMTKKKKKKKKPFMLDEEGGEGMGGEEAKEVEAKEAEPETGDDRELDLDEDEGRKKEPSDDLNDLNFFNQKKKKKKPKKVFDNDVEEGLKELKIEGEQVEVLEEDNLDLMLPTKKKKSKKVDFDEGEPLEKDDALEDDEGKNNDGISFSSSTGPAWAGTERDYTYDELLNRVFNIMREKNPDMVAGEKRKFVMKPPQVVRVGTKKTSFVNFTDICKLLHRQPKHLLAFLLAELGTSGSIDGNNQLVIKGRFQQKQIENVLRRYIKEYVTCHTCRSPETILQKDTRLYFLQCETCHSRCSVASIKTGFQAVTGKRAQLRAKAN, translated from the exons ATGTCAGGAGACGAG aTGATTTTCGATCCCAACAtgaccaagaagaagaagaaaaagaagaagcccTTCATGTTGGAcgaggaaggaggagaggggatGGGAGGAGAAGAGGCTAAAGAGGTGGAGGCGAAGGAGGCAGAACCAGAGACTGGCGACGACAGGGAGCTGGATCTAGATGAAGATGAAGGCAGGAAGAAAG AGCCGTCCGATGATTTGAACGACTTGAACTTCTTCAaccagaagaaaaagaagaagaaacccAAGAAAGTATTTGATAATGATGTTGAGGAGGGATTAAAG GAGCTGAAAATTGAAGGAGAGCAGGTAGAGGTGCTGGAAGAGGACAACCTGGACTTGATGCTTCCcaccaaaaagaaaaagtcaaagaAAGTGGACTTTGACGAGGGAGAGCCACTGGAGAAGGATGACG CGTTGGAGGATGATGAGGGGAAGAACAATGATGGAATTTCATTTAGCTCCTCTACTGGACCAGCCTGGGCCGGCACCGAAAGAGACTACACTTATGATGAG CTCCTGAACCGAGTCTTCAACATCATGAGAGAGAAGAACCCTGACATGGTGGCTGGTGAGAAGAGGAAGTTTGTGATGAAGCCTCCTCAGGTGGTTCGAGTGGGAACCAAGAAAACCTCCTTCGTCAACTTCACAGATATCTGCAAACT GTTGCATCGTCAGCCTAAACATCTCCTCGCTTTCCTGTTGGCTGAGCTGGGAACAAG TGGTTCCATAGACGGAAATAACCAGCTTGTGATCAAAGGCAGATTTCAACAGAAACAGATAGAAAATGTGTTGAGAAGATATATCA AGGAATACGTGACATGTCACACCTGCCGCTCCCCAGAGACCATCCTGCAGAAGGACACTCGCCTCTATTTCCTGCAGTGTGAAACGTGCCACTCCCGCTGCTCCGTTGCCAGCATCAAGACCGGTTTCCAGGCTGTGACGGGCAAGAGGGCGCAGCTTCGCGCCAAAGCCAACTAA
- the LOC117258175 gene encoding uncharacterized protein LOC117258175 isoform X1, translating to MPRVYIGRLSYHVREKDIQRFFSGYGKLMEIDLKNGYGFVEFEDNRDADDAVYELNGKELCGERVIVEHARGPRRDRDGYGGGYWGGGRSSGYSSRSRSGRDKYGPPVRTEYRLIVENLSSRCSWQDLKDFMRQAGEVTYADAHKERTNEGVIEFRSHSDMKRAIDKLDGTDINGRKIRLVEDRPRKRRSYSGSRSRSRSRRRSRSRSRRSHRSRSSRSRSRSHSRSRSRSNKRRHHSRSRSGRKSRSKSGESKSRSRNRRSRSGSHKSKSRSRSRKSRSHSADRKSKSRSKSRSKVKSERDSRSRSKEMSGEKKSRSRSASPMENGKEEHVAKFPSRSPSPHEDDHRSKSREKHSASRSRSRSRSRSASQD from the exons ATGCCGCGTGTTTATATTGGACGACTGAGCTATCATGTCCGCGAAAAAGACATTCAGCGATTTTTCAGCGGATATGGGAAGCTCATGGAAATCGATCTGAAAAACGG CTATGGCTTCGTGGAGTTCGAGGATAACCGGGACGCCGACGATGCAGTGTACGAGCTGAACGGGAAGGAGCTGTGCGGGGAGCGGGTGATCGTCGAACATGCCCGGGGGCCGCGGCGAGACCGAGATGGCTACGGTGGGGGTTACTGGGGTGGTGGGCGCA gtaGCGGTTACAGCAGCCGGAGCCGCTCTGGCAGGGATAAGTATGGACCTCCTGTCCGTACTGAGTACCGTCTCATTGTGGAGAATTTGTCCAGCCGCTGCAGTTGGCAGGACCTTAAG GACTTCATGCGTCAGGCAGGAGAGGTGACCTACGCAGATGCCCACAAGGAACGCACCAATGAGGGTGTGATTGAGTTTCGGTCCCACTCGGACATGAAGAGAGCCATCGACAAGCTGGATGGTACAGACATTAATGGACGGAAGATTCGTCTGGTGGAGGACCGACCTCGCAAACGAAGGTCATACTCTGGCAGCCGCTCCAG ATCTCGTAGTCGCCGCCGCTCCCGCAGCAGGAGCCGCAGGAGCCACAGAAGCAGGAGCTCCAGGAGTCGCTCCAGGTCCCACTCTAG GTCTCGTTCCCGTAGCAACAAGAGACGCCACCATTCCCGCTCCAGATCTGGAAGGAAGTCTCGCTCCAAGTCAGGAGAAAGCAAATCACGATCCCGCAACCGCAGGTCCCGTTCTGGATCCCACAAATCTAAGTCTCGTTCACGCTCCCGCAAATCACGGTCCCATTCAGCAGACCGGAAATCGAAATCCCGCTCAAAGAGTCGTTCAAAGGTAAAGTCGGAGCGTGATTCTCGCAGTCGATCCAAGGAGATGTCTGGTGAGAAGAAGTCCCGCAGTCGTTCAGCTTCCCCAATGGAGAACGGGAAGGAAGAGCATGTCGCCAAATTTCCCTCACGCTCCCCATCCCCACACGAGGATGATCACAGATCCAAGTCGAGGGAGAAGCATTCAGCCTCCCGCTCAAGGTCTCGCTCACGGTCTAGATCAGCTTCTCAGGATTAG
- the eif2s2 gene encoding eukaryotic translation initiation factor 2 subunit 2 isoform X1: MSGDEMIFDPNMTKKKKKKKKPFMLDEEGGEGMGGEEAKEVEAKEAEPETGDDRELDLDEDEGRKKVCFALPEPSDDLNDLNFFNQKKKKKKPKKVFDNDVEEGLKELKIEGEQVEVLEEDNLDLMLPTKKKKSKKVDFDEGEPLEKDDALEDDEGKNNDGISFSSSTGPAWAGTERDYTYDELLNRVFNIMREKNPDMVAGEKRKFVMKPPQVVRVGTKKTSFVNFTDICKLLHRQPKHLLAFLLAELGTSGSIDGNNQLVIKGRFQQKQIENVLRRYIKEYVTCHTCRSPETILQKDTRLYFLQCETCHSRCSVASIKTGFQAVTGKRAQLRAKAN; encoded by the exons ATGTCAGGAGACGAG aTGATTTTCGATCCCAACAtgaccaagaagaagaagaaaaagaagaagcccTTCATGTTGGAcgaggaaggaggagaggggatGGGAGGAGAAGAGGCTAAAGAGGTGGAGGCGAAGGAGGCAGAACCAGAGACTGGCGACGACAGGGAGCTGGATCTAGATGAAGATGAAGGCAGGAAGAAAG TTTGTTTTGCCCTTCCAGAGCCGTCCGATGATTTGAACGACTTGAACTTCTTCAaccagaagaaaaagaagaagaaacccAAGAAAGTATTTGATAATGATGTTGAGGAGGGATTAAAG GAGCTGAAAATTGAAGGAGAGCAGGTAGAGGTGCTGGAAGAGGACAACCTGGACTTGATGCTTCCcaccaaaaagaaaaagtcaaagaAAGTGGACTTTGACGAGGGAGAGCCACTGGAGAAGGATGACG CGTTGGAGGATGATGAGGGGAAGAACAATGATGGAATTTCATTTAGCTCCTCTACTGGACCAGCCTGGGCCGGCACCGAAAGAGACTACACTTATGATGAG CTCCTGAACCGAGTCTTCAACATCATGAGAGAGAAGAACCCTGACATGGTGGCTGGTGAGAAGAGGAAGTTTGTGATGAAGCCTCCTCAGGTGGTTCGAGTGGGAACCAAGAAAACCTCCTTCGTCAACTTCACAGATATCTGCAAACT GTTGCATCGTCAGCCTAAACATCTCCTCGCTTTCCTGTTGGCTGAGCTGGGAACAAG TGGTTCCATAGACGGAAATAACCAGCTTGTGATCAAAGGCAGATTTCAACAGAAACAGATAGAAAATGTGTTGAGAAGATATATCA AGGAATACGTGACATGTCACACCTGCCGCTCCCCAGAGACCATCCTGCAGAAGGACACTCGCCTCTATTTCCTGCAGTGTGAAACGTGCCACTCCCGCTGCTCCGTTGCCAGCATCAAGACCGGTTTCCAGGCTGTGACGGGCAAGAGGGCGCAGCTTCGCGCCAAAGCCAACTAA